AAAACAGCCAAACACACTGGTCGTCAAAACCATGTACAGCACAAAATAACCCTTGACACTCTTCTTGATGTTCCAAGAGGAGATCACACCGACCAGCATCACGATGGCTGTCAACAGCACCATCAGGATACTCACGCCATCTACTGCTACATAATATTGTATAAGGATACTCCCAAACGATCCGATATTCAAATTGATCCATTCAAGCTTTTGGGCAAACTGCAGGCTCGATGCGCCATAGCCCGCAAGCGAACGATCAAACGAGCACATCAGTACCATCGTCAGCACGAACTCGACAAGCATAGCCACCAAAGCGATGACTTTGAATGCCTGCTCTTTGTCACTGGGGACGAAAAGCATGATTCCTCCAGCGATCAAAGGAACGAATATTAACCATGACAATAGGTGATCAAGGAGCATATACCTAGATAATTAAGTCAAAAAATAAACAATGATCAATAGGCCAAACAAAGCCCACACAAAATACATCTGCACATTACCACTCTGTAGTTTTCGGGTGCGACCACCCGCAAAACGTGCCGTCCAAGCCAGCAACTTGACCAGCCCATCCACGACGTGCTTGTCAATCAATCCCACAAAATGTGCAAAGACTACTTCGGCTTTCGCCAATAGATCAATCAAACGATCCAATATCTTCTTGTCAAAGAAAAACAAGAACGAGGCGCCCTTCATGGCACCTCCAGCCACGATCTTTCGATGAAAGTGATCGAGGTAAAAATTATTGGCAGACAACCCGCCCCATATCTTCTTAGATGCGCTGACCGGTTTGACCAACATTCCTTTCTCTACATAGAGGTAAGCCACCAAAATTCCAGAGACCGCCAGTACGACAGACAGCATCGGCAGCCAAGCATAATGTCCTGGTTCGGGATTGGCAATGATTTGCGCTAAAGCATCCGTCACCCCCGTATGCGATCCAAAGGGGTTGAGTGTAAAAGCAATCCAAAACGACAAAGCAGTCAATACGATCAGTGGCAACTTCACTCTGATATGTTCCATGAAAGTACTCTCTACCTTCTCCCCAAAGAACACTTTGAAATACAGTCGAGCCATATAAGCAGCTGTCATAAACACGGACACCAATGCAAATATCGAAACGATCATCGGCAGCCCCGAAGATAAAACACCTCCAAGGACTAGCTCCTTGGACAAGAAACCCGAGAACAGCGGTATGCCCGCCAAGGAAAGCGTACAAATCGTGAATGCCACGAAAGTCACTGGGAGCACCGTGCGCAAACCACCCATGTTGCGGATGTCCTGAGCATCAAAAGCATGATCGTGATTGGTCTCGTGAAAATAGTGGATGATACTCCCTGCACAGAGGAACAAGCCCGCCTTGAAGAAAGCATGGGTCACAAGGTGGAAAAATGCCGCTACTGGAAACCCAGCACCTATCGCCATCACCATGTATCCCAACTGGGATACCGTGGAGTAGGCCAAAATCTTTTTGATATCGTTTTGCGCGAATGCGGCAAAAGCACCTGTAAAGGCTGTAACCCCGCCAATCACTCCGATCAACTGCAGTACGTCTGGCGACAGCAATGGGAATACACGCACCAATAAATACACCCCGGCTGCTACCATCGTCGCGGCATGGATCAACGCAGAGACGGGTGTAGGCCCTGTCATCGCATCGGGCAACCAGGTCTGCAACGGAAACTGTGCAGACTTGCCCACAGCTGCCAAAAACAACCCCAAGCCCGCCATGAACAACATCGCATCAGGGATATCCAGCCCAGCCTCCGCCAGTACCAATAGCTCCGCGATATTCAACGTCTTGAAATAGGCGTACAGTACAAATATACCCAAGAGGAATCCTGCATCCCCTACCTTGTTCATCACGAAGGCCTTGAAGGATGAAAGCGGTGGCTTGACCTGATCAAACCAAAATCCAATCAATAGATACGAAGAGAATCCTACCAATTCCCAAAACACAAAGGTCAACAGCAAATTGGAAGACAGGACGATCCCGTACATCGAGAAAGCAAACAGCCCCAGCAAGCCAAAATATCGTGCACGACTCTCGTCATGCTTCATGTACTCCATCGAGAACACCGCCACCAGTAGTGCTATCAGTGCCACGACCATCACCATGATCCCTGTCAGCTGATCGTACCACAGCCCCACGGCAAAACTATATTGCCCCAAGCGAATCCAGTCTGCCTGCAGGTCGGTTCCTGCAGGGATGGTCAAAAACGACCAAACGGCTATCCCGAGTACCCCAGCAAAGACCGTCGCGATCGTCACGCCTCCTCCTCGGTTGCCCGCCATGTAGGCCAACAAACCTCCGACCAAGGGCAGCAGGAGAATAGCGAGCATCAATATGGAATTCAAATCAACCATTCAATTCGTCTAGTTCGTCTATGTTGGATACTTGTTGGTGTCTGTACACCTGATAGATGATCGCCAGTGCTACGGCAGACTCTGCTACCGCGATCACGATCACAAAGAGCGACATCATCTGCCCAGTGAGCAGTGGGTCGTTTTTCGCGAAAGCGACCAAATTGATATTGGCGGCATTGAGGATCAGCTCCACCCCTACCAACACCATGATGGCGTTTCGCTTGATGATGATGATCATCAGACCGATGATCAATAGCGCTGCACTCAAGACGATATAGTGTTCTATCGGTATCATTTCTTGTCTTCGAATTTAGATCCTGCAAGGAAGGCCGCTCCGATCAGTGCCATCAGTAGCAAAACAGCGGTCAGCTCTAGCGCCACCAACTGATGCGTCATGAAATTGATCCCGATCGTCTCGGTCACTGATTTGTCCAGCTCGGATTGCGGACCAAACTCCGCCAAAGGAAACTTCGTTTGTAGCGTACTGTAGAATACAAACGCCAAACCTAAGCCCAAAAGTACCGCAGGTATGATGCGCCTATGTTCGGTAAGCATCTTGCCTCCATCGATGCGATTGGTGAGCATCACGCCAAACATCATCAGGATCAATATCCCTCCGATGTAAACCATGATCTGCGTCACACCGACAAACTCCGCATTGGTGATGATATATATCGCCGCTACTGACAAGAATACCAGCACCAACATAAACACCGAATGGATGATGTTTTTGGACATCAAAATCATCAGCGCCGATATCACCGCTAGCCCCGCAAAGCCATAAAATGCCAATATGTTGAAATTGATCTCTTCCACTATTCTTCGCTCTGGGTAGACGACTCCCCGTCATCTGTTTTCTTTTTCTTTATTTTAGGTCGAAAGACTGGCTTAGGGCTTTTCGCTTTTGGCTCTTCGCTTTCTGAGTTTGTCTCTGAATCTGCCGCCTCCTGACTCTCGCCTCCAGCCTTCTTGATCTTTGGACGAAAAACTGGCTTTTGGCTTTTGGCCTTTGGCTCTTTGCTTTCTGAGTTTGTCTCTGAATCTGCCGCCTCCTGACTCTCGCCTCCAGCCTTCTTGATCTTCGGACGGAACACTGGCTTTTGGCTTTTGGCCTTTGGCTCTTTGCTTTCGGTATCTACATTCGGCTCTTGACTCTCAGCGTCTGTCTTCTTAATCTTTGGACGGAACACTGGCTTTTGGCTTTTGGCCTTTGGCTCTTTGCTTTCGGTATCTACATTCGGCTCTTGACTCTCAGCGTCTGTCTTCTTCTTGATCTTTGGTCTGAAAACAGGTTTTTCAGCTTTCTGTTTCCCCTCTGCCTCATCCGCTTTGGTCTCTCTCGACTCCTGACCTTCGTCTCCTGACTTTTTGATCTTCGGACGGAACACTGGCTTTTGGCTTTTGACCTTTGGCTCTTTGCTTTCGGTATCTACATTCGGTTCTTGACTCTCCGAATCTACCTTCTTCACCTTCGGTTTGAAAGCGGGTCTCGCAGCGGGTTTCTTCTCTGGCGTAGCTTCTCCCTCCGTAGCGGCAGGCTTCACTCGCGGTTTGAAAGACGGCTTGGCAGCTGCAGGTTTCGCCGTACTGGCTTTCGCTGCTGCGGCGGCTGCCTTGGCCTTTTCTTTCTCCGCATTGAATATTTCCAACTCCTTCTTCTTCTCTTCCACCGCATCAGCCGTCATGTTCGAGAACTCAAAATTGTGCGCCTTCAAATCAAACACACTGAAGTCGTACTCCTTGGTCATCGTCAGACACTCGGTAGGACATACCGTCGTACAGAGACCACAGAAGCAACATTTGGACATGTCTATGTCAAACTTCGCCGGATATATTTTTTTGGATGTCCCGTCGGAGGTCTTGCCGATCTCCTCGGTCGCTCGTACGGGTTCGATATCGATACAGTTGACCGGGCAGACCTTGGCACACTTGTCACAGACGATACAGTCGTCGATCTCATTGTGCAGCTGGTAGCGGCCATTGTCCGGTACGGGAAACTCCTCTTGGGGGTACTTGAGAGTAAAGATGCCCTCCTTGTGCTCGAAGTAGTCCTTGTCTGCCACGCCTATCGGCTTGCGCGAAGTGCGCGCCTTCAAGAAGTGCCTAAAGGTGATCTTCAAGCCATAGAGCAGCCCGCCAGTTGTTTTGATGATATTTTTAAAATAGGTCTTCACAGCTTACATCCAAAGTTTCCAAAATCCCGACACAAAAACCATAAACAAACCTATCGGCGTGAGGTATTTCCAACTCAGTGACATCATCTGATCGACACGAATCCTTGGATAAGTCCACCGCACCCACATTTGCACAAAAATCATCAACATCGCCTTGGACAGGATCCAAAACGTCCCCC
The DNA window shown above is from Reichenbachiella sp. 5M10 and carries:
- a CDS encoding NADH-quinone oxidoreductase subunit L codes for the protein MVDLNSILMLAILLLPLVGGLLAYMAGNRGGGVTIATVFAGVLGIAVWSFLTIPAGTDLQADWIRLGQYSFAVGLWYDQLTGIMVMVVALIALLVAVFSMEYMKHDESRARYFGLLGLFAFSMYGIVLSSNLLLTFVFWELVGFSSYLLIGFWFDQVKPPLSSFKAFVMNKVGDAGFLLGIFVLYAYFKTLNIAELLVLAEAGLDIPDAMLFMAGLGLFLAAVGKSAQFPLQTWLPDAMTGPTPVSALIHAATMVAAGVYLLVRVFPLLSPDVLQLIGVIGGVTAFTGAFAAFAQNDIKKILAYSTVSQLGYMVMAIGAGFPVAAFFHLVTHAFFKAGLFLCAGSIIHYFHETNHDHAFDAQDIRNMGGLRTVLPVTFVAFTICTLSLAGIPLFSGFLSKELVLGGVLSSGLPMIVSIFALVSVFMTAAYMARLYFKVFFGEKVESTFMEHIRVKLPLIVLTALSFWIAFTLNPFGSHTGVTDALAQIIANPEPGHYAWLPMLSVVLAVSGILVAYLYVEKGMLVKPVSASKKIWGGLSANNFYLDHFHRKIVAGGAMKGASFLFFFDKKILDRLIDLLAKAEVVFAHFVGLIDKHVVDGLVKLLAWTARFAGGRTRKLQSGNVQMYFVWALFGLLIIVYFLT
- the nuoK gene encoding NADH-quinone oxidoreductase subunit NuoK, which codes for MIPIEHYIVLSAALLIIGLMIIIIKRNAIMVLVGVELILNAANINLVAFAKNDPLLTGQMMSLFVIVIAVAESAVALAIIYQVYRHQQVSNIDELDELNG
- a CDS encoding NADH-quinone oxidoreductase subunit J: MEEINFNILAFYGFAGLAVISALMILMSKNIIHSVFMLVLVFLSVAAIYIITNAEFVGVTQIMVYIGGILILMMFGVMLTNRIDGGKMLTEHRRIIPAVLLGLGLAFVFYSTLQTKFPLAEFGPQSELDKSVTETIGINFMTHQLVALELTAVLLLMALIGAAFLAGSKFEDKK
- a CDS encoding 4Fe-4S dicluster domain-containing protein; translation: MKTYFKNIIKTTGGLLYGLKITFRHFLKARTSRKPIGVADKDYFEHKEGIFTLKYPQEEFPVPDNGRYQLHNEIDDCIVCDKCAKVCPVNCIDIEPVRATEEIGKTSDGTSKKIYPAKFDIDMSKCCFCGLCTTVCPTECLTMTKEYDFSVFDLKAHNFEFSNMTADAVEEKKKELEIFNAEKEKAKAAAAAAKASTAKPAAAKPSFKPRVKPAATEGEATPEKKPAARPAFKPKVKKVDSESQEPNVDTESKEPKVKSQKPVFRPKIKKSGDEGQESRETKADEAEGKQKAEKPVFRPKIKKKTDAESQEPNVDTESKEPKAKSQKPVFRPKIKKTDAESQEPNVDTESKEPKAKSQKPVFRPKIKKAGGESQEAADSETNSESKEPKAKSQKPVFRPKIKKAGGESQEAADSETNSESEEPKAKSPKPVFRPKIKKKKTDDGESSTQSEE